From the Bacillus sp. FJAT-22090 genome, the window TCCACGATTACTAGCGATTCCGGCTTCATGTAGGCGAGTTGCAGCCTACAATCCGAACTGAGAACGGTTTTATGGGATTAGCTCACCCTCGCGGGGTTGCGACCCTCTGTACCGTCCATTGTAGCACGTGTGTAGCCCAGGTCATAAGGGGCATGATGATTTGACGTCATCCCCACCTTCCTCCGGTTTATCACCGGCAGTCACCTTAGAGTGCCCAACTGAATGCTGGCAACTAAGATCAAGGGTTGCGCTCGTTGCGGGACTTAACCCAACATCTCACGACACGAGCTGACGACAACCATGCACCACCTGTCACCGCTGTCCCCGAAGGGAAAATCCTATCTCTAGGACGGTCAGCGGGATGTCAAGACCTGGTAAGGTTCTTCGCGTTGCTTCGAATTAAACCACATGCTCCACCGCTTGTGCGGGCCCCCGTCAATTCCTTTGAGTTTCAGTCTTGCGACCGTACTCCCCAGGCGGAGTGCTTAATGCGTTAGCTGCAGCACTAAGGGGCGGAAACCCCCTAACACTTAGCACTCATCGTTTACGGCGTGGACTACCAGGGTATCTAATCCTGTTTGCTCCCCACGCTTTCGCGCCTCAGCGTCAGTTACAGACCAGAAAGTCGCCTTCGCCACTGGTGTTCCTCCAAATCTCTACGCATTTCACCGCTACACTTGGAATTCCACTTTCCTCTTCTGCACTCAAGTCCCCCAGTTTCCAATGACCCTCCACGGTTGAGCCGTGGGCTTTCACATCAGACTTAAAGGACCGCCTGCGCGCGCTTTACGCCCAATAATTCCGGACAACGCTTGCCACCTACGTATTACCGCGGCTGCTGGCACGTAGTTAGCCGTGGCTTTCTAATGAGGTACCGTCAAGGTACGAGCAGTTACTCTCGTACTTGTTCTTCCCTCACAACAGAGTTTTACGATCCGAAAACCTTCTTCACTCACGCGGCGTTGCTCCATCAGACTTTCGTCCATTGTGGAAGATTCCCTACTGCTGCCTCCCGTAGGAGTCTGGGCCGTGTCTCAGTCCCAGTGTGGCCGATCACCCTCTCAGGTCGGCTACGCATCGTCGCCTTGGTGAGCCGTTACCTCACCAACTAGCTAATGCGCCGCGGGCCCATCCTGTAGTGACAGCCGAAACCGTCTTTTAACATTCCTCCATGTGAGGGAATGGATTATTCGGTATTAGCCCCGGTTTCCCGGAGTTATCCCAATCTACAGGGCAGGTTGCCCACGTGTTACTCACCCGTCCGCCGCTAAATCAGAAGAAGCAAGCTTCTTCATCATTCGCTCGACTTGCATGTATTAGGCACGCCGCCAGCGTTCGTCCTGAGCCAGGATCAAACTCTCCATAATAGAGAACTTAAAAAGCTCATTTTGTTTTGCTGGCATCATCATTAAATGATGTCAAAATTGTTTGCTATCCGACTAACCGAAGTTAGTCTATCAAGCTATATGTCTTAACGTTTTGCATGTTCAGTTTTCAATGTTCATGTTGCCGTCTTGTTTTGACGACTTCTCTATAATACCAAGATACGATACACATGTCAACACTTTATCTAAATAAAATATAAAACTCTTTCATTATCATTAAAAGAAAGGAAAGAGTTCTCTCTATATTATTATACAAGTGCTTCAATATAAACCGATCGTTTTGCATTTAAATCAATTATCTCACCATTTTCAGTTAATCGAATCATCGGTCGGAATGGTGAATCTCTATGTAAAAAAACTACTTCTCCTATTTCTCCATTCGATAAAAGTACTCGAGTTGAAATAGGTACTGCACCTACAAGAGATATTAAAGCATTTACAACTTGAATATTATACTTACCAAACTCTTCTTCTTTAATCATTTCTAATACTTTAAAAGGAGAACTTTTTGCTCGATAGATCCTTTCGGATGTCATTGCATGAAAAACATCGGCAACAGCAATTATTTGTGAATAAATCGATACATTTTCCATTTTTTCACCCTTTGGATATCCGCTACCATCTAATCTTTCGTGATGTTGAAAAATAGCAAGCTTCATCTCAGGTTTAAGTAATGGACTATCTTTGATCATCTGAAAACTATAAATTGTATGCTTCTTAATCTCTGAAAAATCCGCTTCTGTTAAGTGAGACTTTTTATCTCTAATTTTTGAATTTACCTTTGCCATACCTGTATCAGCCATTAAACCGGCAGTTGCTATTTGAATAATTTCACCATTAGAATAGTTTAACTTCTTTGCTATCGCACCAGAAAGTATCCCTACAGCGATAGAATGATGAGCAATATATTTTTCTTTTGTAGAATAGTTATTTAAATAAAAAAGAGATTGTCGATCAGCCGATGCTCTTTCTACTAAAGGCATAATGATATATCGTAGCCTAGCTACATCAACCTTCATTCCAGATTCCCATGCTAAAAATTCCTTATGATAATTACTAACGGCATCGTTATATAATTGAGCAAAGTTTGTTTTAATTTCTGGTGCATTATTTTCTATTATAGTTTTCTTGGCTTTTTCATCGTTTAGTCTCATTATCTCTTCATCAGATCTATTGAACATATTATCTATAGTTACTGGAACTTTGTTTATATTAAAAGCACGTAATACTTGTATATGCTCTCTCAATATTTTCGTATCTTTTCGAATAATAGGAGTCTTTGTATTTACTAAGATATCTTCCGCAATTGTGCTGCCTAATCTTAGTTCTTCTAGATTCTCTAATATATAATCCAATGTATTCACTCCTTTTGTCCTTTTAATTTCCTTAATTATACTAAATTTTCACGATTTTTGTATATGCAAAAAAACACCCCTAAGCAAATATGTTTGCTTAGGGGATTTATTTATTCATTTTCTTCGATTGATGATTCTTCTACTTCATTAATGGAATCCTCGGTCTCCACTTCATTTATAGAATCCTCTTCTCCTATTTCTTCATCATCTTCTTTTTTCACTTTAGCTACGGTTGCTATTAACTCATCTCCTGCTAATCTCATTAATCGGACACCTTGAGTGCTTCTGCCTGTTACAGAAATATCATTAACATCCATACGAATGAGCATACCATTTATAGTAATTAGCATTAAGTCTTCTGTTCCATCTACTGCCTTAACCGCACATAATGGGCCATTTTTTTCGGTGATTTGACAGGTTTTAACGCCCATTCCACCACGGCTTTGTAAACGGTATTCGGATTCTGGTGTACGTTTTCCGTAACCATTTTCAGTTACAACTAAAATTTCTTGACCAGGTTCAATAATTTCCATACCTACTACATAGTCGTCATCTTTTAGTCGAACACCTCTAACACCACTAGCGGTTCTTCCCATTGATCGAATATCTGTTTCTTCGAATCGAACTAATTTTCCTTGACGTGTTCCGATAATAATCTGCTTGTTTCCATCTGTTAAACGTACAGCAATCAGCTCATCTTCGTCACGTAAGGAAATAGCAATCAATCCATTTGCTCGAATATGAGCAAAACCAGAAACAGGAGATCGCTTAGTTACACCATGTTTAGTCGTGAAGATGAAATAATTATCCTCTTCAAATGATGCCATTCGGATCATCGCTGTAACTTGTTCATCTCTTTCGATACCTAGCAAGTTAACAATCGGTAATCCTTTCGCTGTTCTTCCGTATTCAGGAACTTCAAACCCTCTTGCACGATACACTTTACCTTTGTTAGTGAAAAATAAGATTGTATCATGGGTAGATGTGTACAATAGATGCTCTACAAAATCATCCTCGTTCGTACCCATCCCTTGAACTCCACGGCCACCACGTTTTTGACTCTTGTACGTATTTGCAGGTAATCGTTTAATATACCCTTTATTTGTTAAAGTTAAAACAGAATTTTCAACTGGAATCAAGTCTTCATCCTCTAAAACTTCTGCTCCTCCTGCAACAATTTCAGTTCTACGTTTATCGGCATAACGATCTTTTATTTCTGTAATTTCTTCTCTAATAATTTCAAGTACTCTATATTCATTTGCTAATATAAACTTCAACTCTTCAATTAATTTAACTAATGAATTATATTCTTCTTCAATTTTGTCACGTTCCAAACCAGTCAAACGTTGTAAACGCATATCCAGGATTGCTTGAGCTTGTCGTTCAGATAAATTGAATTTCTCCATTAGTCCATTTTTCGCTTCTTCTCCTGTTTGAGAAGCTCGAATTAATGCAATAATTTCATCAATATGATCTAACGCAATACGTAAACCCTCTAAAATATGTGCTCGATCTTCAGCTTTATTTAACTCAAATTGTGTACGGCGACGAATAACTACTTTTTGGTGTTCAAGATAGTAGTAAAGCATTTCTTTTATGTTTAAGACTTTTGGTTGGTTATCTACAAGTGCTAGCATATTTACACCAAAACTAGATTGTAGGGCAGTTTGTTTATATAAATTATTTAATAATACATTTGAGTTAGCATCTTTTCGAACTTCTATAACAATTCGCATACCATTACGGTCAGATTCATCTGCTAAATGGGTAATGCCATCAATTTTTTTATCTCGAACGAGCTCTGCGATTTTCTCGATTAAGCGTGCTTTATTTACTTGGTACGGTAATTCTGTAACGATAATTACTTCTTTACCACTAGCTTTTTGTTCAATTTCAACCTTAGCACGAATTAAAACTGATCCTCTACCTGTCTCATAAGCGCGACGAATACCACTTCGCCCTAAAATGATACCACCAGTTGGAAAGTCAGGACCTGGAATAATAGACATTAGCTCTTCAATGGTAATTGCAGGGTTCTCAGATAATGCTAGAACTCCATCAATTATTTCTCCTAAGTTATGAGAAGGGATATTAGTTGCCATCCCTACTGCAATCCCTGAAGCACCATTTACAAGCAAGTTTGGATATCTACTAGGCAATACTACTGGTTCTTTTTCTTGGCCATCATAGTTATCTTTATAGTCGATTGTGTTTTTATTGATATCTCGCAACAACTCTAGTGCAATCTTAGACATACGAGATTCTGTATAACGCATGGCAGCTGCTCCGTCTCCATCAACAGACCCAAAGTTACCATGGCCATCTACTAACATATAACGATAACTAAAATCTTGAGCCATACGTACCATCGCTTCGTAAATAGAGGAGTCACCATGTGGATGGTATTTCCCCATTACGTCTCCTACTATACGAGCAGACTTTTTATGAGGCTTATCCGGTGTATTCCCTAATTCTTGCATACCATATAAAATTCGACGATGAACGGGTTTTAAGCCGTCACGAACATCTGGTAATGCACGGGATACAATTACACTCATTGCATAATCAAGGAAGGAAGTTTTCATTTCTTGACTAATATTGATCCCTTTAACACCTTTATTCGGTATTTCCGACATTCTCAAGACCTCCAGTCACACACTTACTTAAATATCTAAATTCTTCACATACACTGCATTTTCTTCTATAAATTGACGTCTTGGTTCTACGTCCTCACCCATTAATTGTTCAAATACAGCATCAGCTTCCATGGCATTATCTAAGTTTACTTGAAGCAATGTACGAACATCTGGATCCATTGTCGTTTCCCAAAGTTGGTCTGCATCCATTTCACCCAAACCTTTATATCGTTGAATATTTGGTTTCGATGTTTTAGGTAAACGATCTAAAATTTCTTTTAATTGTTCGTCGTTATAGCAATATTCTACATGCTTCCCTTGTTTTACTTGATATAAAGGTGGCTGTGCAGCATATACATAACCTGCCTCGATTAAAGGTCTCATAAAACGGAAGAAGAAAGTAAGTAATAAAGTACGAATATGAGCTCCATCGACATCAGCATCGGTCATAATAATAATTTTGTGGTAACGGGCTTTTTCTAAAGTGAATTCTCCGCCTATTCCAGTACCTAATGCAGTAATCATCGCTCGAATTTCAGCATTTCCAAGTATTCTATCTAAACGTGCTTTTTCCACGTTTAATATTTTCCCACGTAATGGCAAAATAGCTTGGAAGTGACGATCTCGTCCTGATTTTGCTGATCCACCGGCAGAGTCACCTTCTACGATGTACAGTTCACTTTCTGCAGGAACACGAGATGAACAATCCGCTAATTTCCCAGGTAGACTTGAAACTTCTAAAGCTGATTTTCTTCTTGTAAATTCACGAGCTTTTTTTGCGGCAACTCGAGCTCTTGCAGCCATCAAGCCTTTATCGACTATTTTTCGAGCAACCTGAGGATTTTCTAATAAAAATCGATCAAATCCTTCGGAAAATAAGCTATTCGTAATAGTACTAACTTCTGAGTTTCCTAGCTTAGTTTTAGTTTGTCCCTCAAATTGAGGATCTGGATGCTTAACAGATACTATCGCAGTTAGTCCTTCACGAACATCATCACCTGATAAATTGGTATCTGCCTCTTTTAACAAACCATTTTTTCTAGCATAGTCGTTGATGATACGAGTAAGGGCTGTTTTGAATCCTGACTCGTGTGTTCCACCTTCATACGTATTAATATTATTTGCAAAAGATAATATATTAGATGAATATCCCGCATTATATTGCATAGCAATCTCAATAGAGATTCCTTCTTTTTCACCCTCAACAAATATTGCTTCTTCTGTAATAGGTTCTTTTGATTTATTTAAATCTTCTACGTATGATTTTATTCCGCCTTCATAATGATATTTAATGGACTTTTCTTGGCCTTCTCTTTCATCCGCAATTGTAATTTGTAATCCACGATTCAAATAAGCCAATTCACGAACACGATGAGCCAAAATATCAAATTCATACACAGTTGTTTCTGTAAAAATTTCAGCGTCCGCTTTAAATCGTGTTGTTGTTCCATTTTCTTCGGATTCTCCGATAACTTCTAATGGGGAAATGACATCTCCACGTTCAAATTTAATACGATGAATTTTTCCATCTCTCTTAACATATACTTCTGTATACTCGGAAAGTGCATTTACAACAGAAGCACCAACACCATGTAGTCCACCGGATACTTTATAGCCTCCACCGCCAAATTTACCACCAGCATGGAGAACAGTCATGATAACTTCAACAGCAGGCTTACCCATTTTTTCTTGTGTGTCGACAGGGATACCTCGTCCATTGTCTTCTACTCGAATCCAATTGTCTTTTTCTATTGTAACAATAATATGATCACAATAACCTGCAAGTGCTTCGTCAATACTGTTATCAACGATTTCCCATACAAGATGGTGAAGTCCCTTTGAACTAGTTGTACCAATATACATACCCGGACGTTTTCTAACAGCTTCTAGTCCTTCTAACACTTGTATCTGATCAGCATCATAATGTGATTCTAATTCTTTTTCTTCCATAGCCAACTTGCTCACCCACTCTTTCATTACTTCAATAATGGTGAATAAAAAATTATTAATATATTTAAAATCCTAAAAACTAATATTCAGTATTTAGATTATTATTTTATTACGACTGCTCCTTGTTCCACATGAAACAATTGTGCTTGTTGAATCGTTTCATGTGTAAGACCATCTACACTTGTAGTAGTAACAAATGTTTGAACGTCACCTTGTATAGTATTTAACAAATGTGACTGTCTATAATCATCCAATTCAGACAAAACATCATCCAGCAATAAAACAGGAGCTTCACCTACCTCCTGTTTTATCAATTCAATTTCCGCAAGCTTCAACGATAATGCAGTTGTACGCTGTTGTCCTTGAGATCCATATGTTTGTACATCGTAGTCATTAACAAAAAACTGAAGATCATCTCGATGAGGACCAGTAAGGGTTATGCCTCTATCAAGTTCTCTTTTTTGGCTTTCAAATAATTTCTTTTCTAGAAATTCTTTCATCTCACTTTCAGTCCACTCTGCATGTATACCAGAAGATGTTTGATAGGAAACGGTCAACTTTTCAAGACCTCTAGAAATACCAAGATGAATTGGTTCAGCCCATTTTTGTAATAATTCCATGAACTGATATCTTTTTTGAATAACTTTTATAGCTGCATCTATATATTGTTCTGTATATACATCAAACATGACATCGTTTAACAGTGATTTCCCTTGATGCTGTTTTAAAATATGATTGCGTTGTTTTAATATCTTTTGGAATTGAAGTAAATCATGTAAATAAACAGGGGAAATTTGTCCGATTTCCATGTCAAGAAATCGTCTTCTGACTTGTGGACTACCTTTTACTAAGTATAAATCTTCTGGAGCAAACATAACGACATTCAACTGTCCAATGTAATTACTAAGCTTCGTTTGCTCAAGGTGGTTAACTTTAGCTTTTTTACCTTTTTTTGATAATAATAATTCTAAAGGTAAACGACCATATTTTTTTTGAATGTCACCTTTTATTTTACCATAGTCTGCTTCCCAGCGTATCAATTCTTTATCATTAGCTGTTCTATGAGACTTAGCCATTGATAAAACATAAAGAGATTCCATTAAATTTGTTTTTCCTTGCGCATTTTCTCCGATAAAGACATTAATTTTAGAGGAAAAATCCAATTGAATTGAATCATAATTACGGTAATCTTTTAATTCTAATCGTTCAATGTACATATCAATCCCCGTTCTCTGGTCCAACCATTTGGAATCTTCCTACTCCTGGAATATTCACTATATCTTTATTTCGAAGTTTACGTCCTCTTCGTTGATCCACTTCACCATTTACATAAACAATATTTTCGCTTAAAAACCACTTAGCCATTCCACCCGAATCTATTGCATCCGTCATTTTCAATAATTGACCAAGTGTGATAAATTCTGAGTCAAAACGAATCTCTTCCAAAAGTAATTCAACCTCTTCTCATTTTCATTATCCCTTCATTTTACTCTAAATCAGCAAATAAGTAAAAAAAAGATAGCCACCTTTGTGACTATCAAAAATATTAATATGTTCTTACTGGTAATATAAGTTGCAGGATGGAGTCATCATGTACCGACTTCAATACAAAAGGTCTCATTGCTCCTGAAAACAGAATTTTTATGTCTTGTCCATCAATTGCTTTTAATGCATCCATCATATATTTTGCACTAAAGGAAATTTTTAATTCTTCTCCCTCAATTGACTCCGCTTGAATTTGTTCTTCTACATTTCCGATTTCCGGTGAATTGGATGATACTTCAACCAGACCCTGTCCAATCGTTGTAAAACGAACTACATTGTTTCTTTCTTCTCTAGCGAGTAAAGAAGCACGATCAATTGCTTGCAATAATGATTTACCGTTTACTATAATCGTCGTTTTATATTCACTAGGTATTAATCTGGAAGTATCCGGATAGTTTCCTTCAAGTAATCTAGAATAAAACAAAACATCTTCCGTTTTAAACAAAATTTGTTGTGGCGTAATGACGATTGCTACTTCTGAAGAAGTCTCTTCTAAGATTTTGTTTAATTCATTTAAGCTTTTACCTGGAATAACCACAGTATATTCTTCGTTAGGTAAGTCTTTGACAGCTGTTTTTCTTCTAGCAAGACGGTGACTATCTGTCGCTACACAATGAAGTTCCCCATCTTTTACTACCCAGTTAACACCAGTAAGTACAGGTCGACTTTCAGAAGTTGATACAGCAAACACTGTCTCTTTAATAATTGATTTTAATAAATCAGATGGGATGAAAAATTGATGATTCTCTTCAATCTGTGGAAGTAATGGATATTCAGATGCATCAAGTCCAATTAAATTAAATTCAGATTTACCTGATCGTATATGTGTTTGAAATTGGTTTGTTACTTCAATCTCTACATCATTTGTTGGAAGTTTACGTACAATTTCATTAAAGACTCTTGCTTGTAAAACAATGGAACCAGTTTCTGTAATCCGTATAATTTGTTCTCCGTTTTTCTCTACAGGAATAAATGTCTGTATGGTGATATCTGAATCACTTCCGGTAATGTAAAGTCCTTTATCTAAAACTTCTAATTTTAACCCAGTTAATATTGGAATAGTTGTTTTAGAACTTACTGCTTTCATTACATTATTTAATCCTTCTAACAAACTATCTCTTGCTATATCGAATTTCATTTTGTTACCTCACTTATATAATTATTATTTATTTAAAAGAATAATAGATATAGTAATAGGGCCTGTGGATTTGTTGATAACTCTATTTTTATCTACTTACGACTACTTATCCACATGTGCATAAGTTGTGTTTAAACAGGATAACATTTTAGGAACTTATCCACAAATTGTTTTAACGTCCTAAAATAGATTTTATTTGTTTAAGGTCATCTTGTAAGTTTGCATCATCTTTTAACATACGAGCAATTTTCTCGTGAGCATGAATCACAGTCGTGTGATCACGTCCCCCGAATTCTTCTCCTATTTTAGGCAAAGAAAAATCTGTAAGCTCTCTCGAGAGATACATAGCAACCTGTCGAGGAAATGCAATAGATTTAGTTCGTTTTTTAGCACTAAAATCTTCTAACCTTATATGAAAATGTTCTCCAACCACTTTTTGTATATCTAAGATTGTAATTATTCGTGGACGAGCGTTTGGCATTATATTTTTAAGTGCCTCTGCTGCTAATTCCGTATTAATATCTTTATTTATAAGAGAAGAATAAGCCACTACTCGTATTAGAGCCCCTTCAAGTTCTCGAATATTCGAATCAATTTGATTTGCAATATAAGCCATTACATCATCCGAAATATCTAATCCATCTGCTCGTGCTTTTTTACGCAAAATAGCAATCCTTGTTTCTAAGTCTGGTGGTGCAATATCAGTTATTAAACCCCATTCAAATCGGGAACGAAGACGATCCTCAAGTGTTGGGATTTCCTTTGGAGGTCGATCACTTGAAATAACAATTTGTTTTGATTCTTCATGTAAAGCATTAAAAGTATGAAAAAATTCTTCTTGAGTTGATTCTTTTCCTGCAAGGAATTGAATATCATCTATTAAAAGCACATCGATATTACGATATTTGTTGCGGAATTCGATTGTTTTGTTATCCCGAATAGAGTTAATAAATTCATTTGTAAATTTTTCAGAAGATAAATAAACCACTTTTGCATTTGGATTGTGTTCTTGAACATAATGACCAATCGCATGCATTAAGTGGGTTTTACCTAATCCTACTCCTCCATATATAAATAGAGGATTATATGCTTTTGCCGGTGCTTCTGCTACAGCCAGTGATGCAGCATGTGCAAAACGGTTACCAGATCCAATGACAAAAGTATCGAATGTATTTTTTGAATTTAACATACCAGGTGAAAAATCAGGTTGGTCTCCATTATTTGAAGGAACTTTCGGTTTAGGAACTTCAAAGTCGTCGAAATCCTGATTTTTAGGAACAACAAATGAAATAAGTAGTTCATTTCCTGTTAACTCTGTTAATATTCCGGCAATTAGATGAATATAATGATTTTCAAGCCAATCCCTTGCAAATGAATTAGGAGCAGCTATCGTTACTGTTTCTCCTTTATATGAAAGTAGCTTGGTTGACTTTAACCAGGTTTCAAAACTAGGTTTGGATGTCTTTTTTTCTACTTCAGAGAGAACTTTAGCCCATAGTTCTTCTAAATGT encodes:
- the dnaN gene encoding DNA polymerase III subunit beta, which codes for MKFDIARDSLLEGLNNVMKAVSSKTTIPILTGLKLEVLDKGLYITGSDSDITIQTFIPVEKNGEQIIRITETGSIVLQARVFNEIVRKLPTNDVEIEVTNQFQTHIRSGKSEFNLIGLDASEYPLLPQIEENHQFFIPSDLLKSIIKETVFAVSTSESRPVLTGVNWVVKDGELHCVATDSHRLARRKTAVKDLPNEEYTVVIPGKSLNELNKILEETSSEVAIVITPQQILFKTEDVLFYSRLLEGNYPDTSRLIPSEYKTTIIVNGKSLLQAIDRASLLAREERNNVVRFTTIGQGLVEVSSNSPEIGNVEEQIQAESIEGEELKISFSAKYMMDALKAIDGQDIKILFSGAMRPFVLKSVHDDSILQLILPVRTY
- the dnaA gene encoding chromosomal replication initiator protein DnaA — translated: MEHLEELWAKVLSEVEKKTSKPSFETWLKSTKLLSYKGETVTIAAPNSFARDWLENHYIHLIAGILTELTGNELLISFVVPKNQDFDDFEVPKPKVPSNNGDQPDFSPGMLNSKNTFDTFVIGSGNRFAHAASLAVAEAPAKAYNPLFIYGGVGLGKTHLMHAIGHYVQEHNPNAKVVYLSSEKFTNEFINSIRDNKTIEFRNKYRNIDVLLIDDIQFLAGKESTQEEFFHTFNALHEESKQIVISSDRPPKEIPTLEDRLRSRFEWGLITDIAPPDLETRIAILRKKARADGLDISDDVMAYIANQIDSNIRELEGALIRVVAYSSLINKDINTELAAEALKNIMPNARPRIITILDIQKVVGEHFHIRLEDFSAKKRTKSIAFPRQVAMYLSRELTDFSLPKIGEEFGGRDHTTVIHAHEKIARMLKDDANLQDDLKQIKSILGR
- the recF gene encoding DNA replication/repair protein RecF (All proteins in this family for which functions are known are DNA-binding proteins that assist the filamentation of RecA onto DNA for the initiation of recombination or recombinational repair.), producing MYIERLELKDYRNYDSIQLDFSSKINVFIGENAQGKTNLMESLYVLSMAKSHRTANDKELIRWEADYGKIKGDIQKKYGRLPLELLLSKKGKKAKVNHLEQTKLSNYIGQLNVVMFAPEDLYLVKGSPQVRRRFLDMEIGQISPVYLHDLLQFQKILKQRNHILKQHQGKSLLNDVMFDVYTEQYIDAAIKVIQKRYQFMELLQKWAEPIHLGISRGLEKLTVSYQTSSGIHAEWTESEMKEFLEKKLFESQKRELDRGITLTGPHRDDLQFFVNDYDVQTYGSQGQQRTTALSLKLAEIELIKQEVGEAPVLLLDDVLSELDDYRQSHLLNTIQGDVQTFVTTTSVDGLTHETIQQAQLFHVEQGAVVIK
- the gyrB gene encoding DNA topoisomerase (ATP-hydrolyzing) subunit B — protein: MEEKELESHYDADQIQVLEGLEAVRKRPGMYIGTTSSKGLHHLVWEIVDNSIDEALAGYCDHIIVTIEKDNWIRVEDNGRGIPVDTQEKMGKPAVEVIMTVLHAGGKFGGGGYKVSGGLHGVGASVVNALSEYTEVYVKRDGKIHRIKFERGDVISPLEVIGESEENGTTTRFKADAEIFTETTVYEFDILAHRVRELAYLNRGLQITIADEREGQEKSIKYHYEGGIKSYVEDLNKSKEPITEEAIFVEGEKEGISIEIAMQYNAGYSSNILSFANNINTYEGGTHESGFKTALTRIINDYARKNGLLKEADTNLSGDDVREGLTAIVSVKHPDPQFEGQTKTKLGNSEVSTITNSLFSEGFDRFLLENPQVARKIVDKGLMAARARVAAKKAREFTRRKSALEVSSLPGKLADCSSRVPAESELYIVEGDSAGGSAKSGRDRHFQAILPLRGKILNVEKARLDRILGNAEIRAMITALGTGIGGEFTLEKARYHKIIIMTDADVDGAHIRTLLLTFFFRFMRPLIEAGYVYAAQPPLYQVKQGKHVEYCYNDEQLKEILDRLPKTSKPNIQRYKGLGEMDADQLWETTMDPDVRTLLQVNLDNAMEADAVFEQLMGEDVEPRRQFIEENAVYVKNLDI
- the yaaA gene encoding S4 domain-containing protein YaaA, which produces MEEIRFDSEFITLGQLLKMTDAIDSGGMAKWFLSENIVYVNGEVDQRRGRKLRNKDIVNIPGVGRFQMVGPENGD
- the gyrA gene encoding DNA gyrase subunit A; the protein is MSEIPNKGVKGINISQEMKTSFLDYAMSVIVSRALPDVRDGLKPVHRRILYGMQELGNTPDKPHKKSARIVGDVMGKYHPHGDSSIYEAMVRMAQDFSYRYMLVDGHGNFGSVDGDGAAAMRYTESRMSKIALELLRDINKNTIDYKDNYDGQEKEPVVLPSRYPNLLVNGASGIAVGMATNIPSHNLGEIIDGVLALSENPAITIEELMSIIPGPDFPTGGIILGRSGIRRAYETGRGSVLIRAKVEIEQKASGKEVIIVTELPYQVNKARLIEKIAELVRDKKIDGITHLADESDRNGMRIVIEVRKDANSNVLLNNLYKQTALQSSFGVNMLALVDNQPKVLNIKEMLYYYLEHQKVVIRRRTQFELNKAEDRAHILEGLRIALDHIDEIIALIRASQTGEEAKNGLMEKFNLSERQAQAILDMRLQRLTGLERDKIEEEYNSLVKLIEELKFILANEYRVLEIIREEITEIKDRYADKRRTEIVAGGAEVLEDEDLIPVENSVLTLTNKGYIKRLPANTYKSQKRGGRGVQGMGTNEDDFVEHLLYTSTHDTILFFTNKGKVYRARGFEVPEYGRTAKGLPIVNLLGIERDEQVTAMIRMASFEEDNYFIFTTKHGVTKRSPVSGFAHIRANGLIAISLRDEDELIAVRLTDGNKQIIIGTRQGKLVRFEETDIRSMGRTASGVRGVRLKDDDYVVGMEIIEPGQEILVVTENGYGKRTPESEYRLQSRGGMGVKTCQITEKNGPLCAVKAVDGTEDLMLITINGMLIRMDVNDISVTGRSTQGVRLMRLAGDELIATVAKVKKEDDEEIGEEDSINEVETEDSINEVEESSIEENE
- a CDS encoding HD-GYP domain-containing protein, whose product is MNTLDYILENLEELRLGSTIAEDILVNTKTPIIRKDTKILREHIQVLRAFNINKVPVTIDNMFNRSDEEIMRLNDEKAKKTIIENNAPEIKTNFAQLYNDAVSNYHKEFLAWESGMKVDVARLRYIIMPLVERASADRQSLFYLNNYSTKEKYIAHHSIAVGILSGAIAKKLNYSNGEIIQIATAGLMADTGMAKVNSKIRDKKSHLTEADFSEIKKHTIYSFQMIKDSPLLKPEMKLAIFQHHERLDGSGYPKGEKMENVSIYSQIIAVADVFHAMTSERIYRAKSSPFKVLEMIKEEEFGKYNIQVVNALISLVGAVPISTRVLLSNGEIGEVVFLHRDSPFRPMIRLTENGEIIDLNAKRSVYIEALV